taaatttttagcttcttttcataaaataatattaatttaactattaatttttaatgacattttaaaacatcttaggtaaacattattttttattacgaacttttttctttttaaggggacagtggactctataagacacttttgggaattattcagtcacgcttaagaaatattttatgcatatgtattaaaatataaatgcaccaaatttctttaaaaatatttttaaacaaaatatattatttataaaaaaaattaaaatacataatttttaaaaatttcaaaacattccaggcgattttatttttttattttttttactatgcaatggaaatttatttggaacaaaactacgtatgattttgtaattccaattaaatgctgatttttttagaaatatttttaggcacacttactgaaatttaataggaatttaatgtttttctgaactaaaattaatttttaacgagttaaaaaactcgaaacataaaatgcatacccccATTTTCTTTTAACGTTTGACCGAAacctttattatcaatttcatttaattttttcaaaaattaagacacctgaaacatttcaaagatatttaaatctaattacaatatcattttgagaaaagtcattaagatgtacttttgTTCCTTCTTAACCcttcaaatacttattttatagaacaatacattttataacactattttagttgaatataaacatatattttgatgatgaaacgataaaactaaaaatctaacattttcgtccatttttgcttatttcaaagtccactgtctcCTCAAACTCAAAGTATCATTTTCCAGACACTTACATGGAGGTTGGTAATACTGCAGAATGGACGAATTTTGCATTCTCTGGCCATTTACTTGACTTGGGGCGTTTGCCATCTCTATGTAATTGTTTTGATTGGTTGAAAGAGGTGATATTTCTGAAATGCCACTCGATTCAGGAAATCCAGAGAAATTCAGCTGCGGACTACTCCCAGTTGGATTTCTAGAATTTGATCCTTGTGGCCATGAGTAACCATCATTAGTGACAGAATCCGCCCAGATGGAGGAACCACCTGATAGATTCACTGATGGCTGATTGGCATGCCAATCCATCAATTGCTGTCGTTGATGGAGAATTTTCGAATCTGATTGCCACATGCGAAGTTTTGGGCTGTTGCCATCCAAAAACATAGGcgcctgaaaataaatatttcttacatcatCGGAAGaaatataatctattataataatgattatatttttggagCAAATTTAACcatgcattattaattttatgtatattatgtatatatgcagtgataaaaaaaatctaaaaattttgcattcttgTGACTTCATCCGAAATGCGTTAacgattaaaaattctgtaataatgttttgtatgagaaaatttaaagaagtaaatttaTGCTGGTGTAGTACACATTTTAAGTGACAAACTACTCAGTTTACTAATGCAATGAATGTTTTatgagtgaaaaatattaaactatcatAGCACAGAATAATGAGACCGCAAGCTAGATGAACATGCATGATAATGATTGTCAAATGACCATGACGTCACTCAAGTTTACTTTGTTCGTCAACTAGTCGCTTAAACAcggtgaaaaatattattctgggAAAGGTTTGTTCatcttcattcattaatttatccAATACTTTGAATAGGAAtagctttacatttttaatgaattgttgtctataattcattattataacaaattttttttggttcatgccaaaaaaaaaaaaaaaaatataagttaaatatttccGCATTAAAAATCAACAggattttcagttttgaaaatcgGATCATTTCTTAGCAATTCCGGAAGAAAGCATGTCACAGTGATAGAGTCACAGTTTcctaatttcgaaaaattttcgATTAGCTAACAGTTTCCTAATTCTTAATTTTCGATTAGCTAAGCATAAtcgaaaattaagtttatttgaaatttataaatcagCAGTCatgtttaatcatatttttgattaTGCTTAGCTAAAATGTCCGATATTGTCttatataaatgttcaataactTATGTCCAATATTTACTCAAATATAGAGATCAATAAGTGATatgtaactataaaaaatataactatttattaatgagattctaattattaacaaaaaagtaatgattattaaaattttttttctcataaagcaaaattctgaaaatgtaataatttttgaatattcattttgaagaagcctTACCATTAGTTTAATACTTTTACAGAATTCGCAATCAAGTGCAGGATAACAAGAATGGTTTGAGCTGTTATCTAAAAAGGAAAAACATAAActaattatcaagaaaataatgcaaatttctaacaaaaattattttgttttcaaaatgtaagaaaaaaaatctaattttattcactttataaCTCAAATAGTGTATcgtcaaacaaatttttaatgaatatttttttttatcaaaaaataatcaaactactctcggaaattataaatttatgtaattaatatgtttttgaatatattaattgcagctttttatttgatacatttttatatcacgtgttatcttttatttttatttataatcttttttaagttatctgttatgtaaatattagtttaatttaattatttaaatttattattttttctcgcACGCTCATTGAAGCATcacatatattatattgttaacgAAGAGTTATAGGTAAATTCTTCTAATATACTAATTTACAAATGAAGCGATCTTTATTGAGAAAGCTTTAGGATacgtatatttaatataaaactatgttACGCATAATTATGAGCCGTAACTTCAGCAAATTCTttttgtaaacagaaaaaaataaagaagatgaaAACTAAATGCTTACAATATAGCAAAGGTGTTGGGAATTCAACAAATCTGTCTTTCTTTTTGAGAACGACGGACATCGGGCAAGTTTCTCCGAAGTCGGGTAGCATGGCTTGTAAAATTGTAGTGTTGTTCGCTGGTctctgcaaaataaaataattgtttatgttGCTGAAGAATGAAAATTCTGCATGTtagaaacaaatataacatttatttatataggtaatttaaaaatcaaatagatgaattttattaatactttatgtACCAGCAAAcacatgcaaatttaaaattcacaaaagaaaattaattttatgaaataaacataaaatggaaGCACAACTTGCAATTTGTGACGAATTTTAGAAATCATATGTATACACATGGAAGAGAACGAAATGCTTACTTACTTACATCTAACATAAGATAGCTTTGTTATTTGATgcacatgattttatttttttaatatataaatgcagaATGAGTTTTAATTATTCCACATTTCTGAACTGAAATCTGAAATAACTATTACGTCATTGCAAATAGTAgcccaaatagtttttttttaattcaaaggcaatatggaaaataaagttattgaacactgtttttaaaattataacttccaGAGttcgcattttttaaataaagcataatttaataattgaaaaaaaaactacttgaaatcagcttatagttaaaaaaatttcacatttttgatCAAATCTTATATTATTACTTTAGAAGGCTTATGCCAATTTTTGATTGGAAATCCATTTCcattaaaattgtattgtatttttgccacacaaataccaatttttaacaacaaaaaatatgatttaataaggTTTAATATAGCGGTTAATATAGCGGtaaaaaataaggtttaataTAGCGGTTAGGTAAAAGTATTTAGAAACggtagaaatgaatttaaacatttttcttttttaatttctcttacaTTCGTAACGACTGTCTAGTAAggttaaaaaagttattttaattaaaatttttagtttaattgaaAGTTAGAAGTTTTAGCACATAGTGAGCTATGTGCTTTATAAACTTCCACCACAGACTAATTAGTCTTTAAGATTatcataagtttatttttaacacaaagttattttaatttaacaaaaactttcaaagtattatttactttaataaggAAGGAGccagaaaaataactaaaatgtttATCTCTACTTACTGTTGTGGGTACAGGTTTTCCTCCAATAAACAATGTAGTGTCCTTGTCAAAATACTTTCCGCAGATAACTAAACTACTTCCAGGATAACCGTACTGTGGTAACAAATTATCAAGGGCTAACATATCTGAAAAGCAAAAGTTATGTCATTGACAATAAATATTGATGAGTTTaaggaatattattatattatatcctattattatattctatattatattctattattataaggaatattatcaaTATTCTAAGGAGAAGTATAATGGCTATCCAGTTACTgaaaaatggtaaatttaatttagaaatgctAATCTTTTTTTATTGGATTACTTTTAATAAGGAATGCCATATATTTTACACATATctgttaaacatttataattaattcacatttaattctttgttaaatagcattattatgttaataaaaaatctacaaagagtattatctcagaaaataacagcaatatttcttaataaaacaattaacataaaattgttatttcattcaTATGTAGTGACTAATTAAAGTGGTGTAAGAAATTGTAGAGCAAGCCGTTTTGTGTTTTGAgaacataatatttttaccaTCATATAATGTATTATGAAGAGGGTTGTTTCGAAAGAGAGCTTACTTTCCATTAAAATTTGTTGGCATATATTCGgcaaaatatatgctttaaaacaGCACAGTGATTTTGCCATTTCCGATTCCAcctcacaataaataaaacaaaaatattttttattcatgaataagaacaatatttattgattctACTATGtggcattttttaatgaaatattaagaaggctttcttaattatattatacaaaaatgctgaaaaattagAAGGGAGGAAATAATGTAATAATCTTCATGAGCAAATAGTTAAAgaagatcataattttaagaatgcCGTTTGAAATAGAGATCTACATTAttagatttaatgttttttttcccatctGCGCCAATTGTAGTATATTTTTGATAGGAATTTAAATGCCAAAgctttgtattaataaaataactgtttttgtagctatttgttatttttcccctttgctttaagaaataaaaatgctgaaatctcAAAATAACTACTCAAAGCATCTCAGAAtaactacttttaaaatatttgccatagttttacaaaataaaatcaagcCAAAATCGATAGTTAatcacaaaatatgttttaacatatttatattgttaaatattgttttaaaataattaaaaagctaaaatattgATTAGCATTAGAGAAAGAAGACAGaagaagaactttaaaaaaattcaaattatgtcaagtttcaaattaatttatatggtAAAACTAATTAGATTAAAGGAACGTTGATACTTTAGAGCTCTATTCCTAGcgttattattaagttaaatttttacaagtttaaaaataatagatgagaatattttactaggttattattttttaaaggaaaaggaaCATGAAATAATCACTcacaacatatttatttttagtatgttGTATTAAAGTTTTTAAGATAGAAGTTAATTTCAAATGCTATGCtttcaaagagtttttaaaaatgtaattcagccttttacttcattttaatagAGCACAATATTTACCTTTTGCTTTCTTGGAATTGTTGTGCACAATTATTCTGTTTGAACGAGCCATTTCAACGCCTTTATCTTTGTCTGAATCGGACATTGTAACAAGCAgctgaaaaattgtaaaaatatattctttaaacacattaaatgctgagttttcaaaatatatttgttgctaatagaaaaataaaaaaaattcacgaatTAATAGAGATGCATCtaagtgaaagaaaataactcttttaattaaaaagaatggcaacaaattattaaataattaatttttaacttttttatacatctaacagaaagaaaatagctcccttgattaaaaaaaagtggtaaaaaattactaaataattaatttgaatctttttttataatttatatttaccctaaaTTGCCTTTTCTTTTTGTCTGTTGGATTCCCAGAAGTTGTTTGGCAATTTTGATTGAACCGCATGCTAAATTTCCATTCGGTTCTGAAAGAATACAGgaaaaatatcaatgcatttttttaaaaaaaataaaagcataaaatacttgttattaatcatttacttgttggaataatttaaaaaaatcaaacctaattgcttaatttttgtcgtaaaatcaaattgtttcgaatataaaaatcagtttaaactTCGTCATATAAAATTCGTCTAATGTATACTTGTAACTATCGTCATTGAGGCTTCTGAGGAAAACTGCTTGTCAAGAAAACGGCTTTTATACAAgtgatttttaatcattatttaattccaCTTAAAAAATATCTCTCTATTCGGACGTTTAGATGACCGCTTTTCCTGATGGTACTCACATTAACACTAAGGGTGCAGCTCTGACAGTTAGCTGAGGATCTTCTTTTATACACTGTTAGTTCGTTCTATGTTATATGAAAGTATACtatgtaaaattaaaactttttactctCTTAATAGAATGCAATAGAAAAATACGTGCTTCATCCATGTTAGTTAATtcgtatttttagaaaaaaaaaaatgctgttcgaGTATCGTGTTATAGGGGCTTGTATCGAAACtgcattgaaagaaatataacttgcagcttgataaaaaaaagcagaataattCGTTCCATTTGAATACTGCCTAGTTAGTAAACTGTTAAAAACATCAAAAGTGTGATACGTCAAATTACAAAAGGACCTTAAAAATTTCGTGCATCATTAGATAGAAACTGTATTATttgaaagtgatattttaaaaagtacgaacaaaatttagaaatgaaaattactcaTAAACACTTCATTTACACACAACTGAGAAATGCCGGTGTCCTGGTCTAGGGTTTGCGCGTCTTtaccgtgatctgggcgtcctggttcAGACATGATTGTGCTTTACCCTGTGTTCTGcctatgaggtgtgtgaaagaaccccccccccctgtaaaaaagggttgtgcaagtgagtgtcatcATCATATaagctaaaagtcagacttctgtcctcgggtgttcaggggcctttaccctcagaagctactgcacaaactcggttTAAATcgatgacttcgtcagcgggcttgt
Above is a genomic segment from Argiope bruennichi chromosome 1, qqArgBrue1.1, whole genome shotgun sequence containing:
- the LOC129978830 gene encoding transcription factor collier-like; this encodes MEHFEMTSWQPEFKVKFSQQPPACHRKSTFFSFKLEIKCKGLNYMSAEAKFLGFVKDFGELENQNGLQYSFVYAWDGGYSYVVKKYLYVWLVDAETNELIKYEGKKNFDALNRVLLIHSHYCERCVSNAQSCGNNTEKPKDPTPNPKKTEWKFSMRFNQNCQTTSGNPTDKKKRQFRLLVTMSDSDKDKGVEMARSNRIIVHNNSKKAKDMLALDNLLPQYGYPGSSLVICGKYFDKDTTLFIGGKPVPTTRPANNTTILQAMLPDFGETCPMSVVLKKKDRFVEFPTPLLYYNSSNHSCYPALDCEFCKSIKLMAPMFLDGNSPKLRMWQSDSKILHQRQQLMDWHANQPSVNLSGGSSIWADSVTNDGYSWPQGSNSRNPTGSSPQLNFSGFPESSGISEISPLSTNQNNYIEMANAPSQVNGQRMQNSSILQYYQPPYQYPGPLLPYSPPESVPGSPNSS